The DNA region aacttgtgacaacctgtacattgtatttattcaatgtacaggttgtcacaagttctagtaattgtggtccactcctattatgatttattcacttgtttctaatttttattgagctcctatatcatatgtgattatattcatctttacatactcagtacatattttgtactgacgccCCCCacaggggacctgcatttcatgctgcattttagctcatacaccacacaagtaggagtcaggatatccagctgcttttggtgagctccagtttgcttcggggctttccgtgtcatatctagtaacttttggtattgtatagaacttacttatatggcggggtgtgtcccgaccttagttaaactctgtgtattaactagaggctttgtagacctaatgtacagtcaaggtggggTTTTtttaatagacgtgatggatcCAATGGcaaagtattgtatatacatagatatatgtgtgctcgagcttatacaggtgattatttccttttatatgcgacatgatgctgtccgaatttcgggttgtcatagaggtattcATAGGCAGTATAAGGTGATGACACTTGTGGTGTTGAACTTGACTTGTTAACTGCAGAAATGGAGTCATCTAAAGAGACAGGGTGTCGAGCTCCAGATGACCCCATCCTCTGCATCAATGACTGTGATTTTTTCGGTAGTGCAGCTATGATGAATATGTGTTCCAAGTGTCAAAAGGACATGATACTACTGAAGCAGGAACATACAAAGCTTGTAGCTGCATCCAGCAAAGACGTCGTACGCAGAAGCTCAAGCAGCGATGAATCAGAACTTGCTCTTGCAGGTGCCGCAGTTGCATCTGCAGATTTAGCCTCTCAGATTTCACAAGTGAAGGCAAAAGAGGGTTTGAAAAAGTGCACATCTTGTCGGAAGCGTGTGGGATTAACGGGGTTCAGTTGCAAATGTGGCGATCTTTTATGCGTAGTTCATCATTATTCAAACAAACACAACTGCCCGTTTGATTATTGGAATGCTGGTCAGAATGCAATAG from Capsicum annuum cultivar UCD-10X-F1 unplaced genomic scaffold, UCD10Xv1.1 ctg24696, whole genome shotgun sequence includes:
- the LOC124890778 gene encoding zinc finger A20 and AN1 domain-containing stress-associated protein 8-like, which gives rise to MESSKETGCRAPDDPILCINDCDFFGSAAMMNMCSKCQKDMILLKQEHTKLVAASSKDVVRRSSSSDESELALAGAAVASADLASQISQVKAKEGLKKCTSCRKRVGLTGFSCKCGDLLCVVHHYSNKHNCPFDYWNAGQNAIAKANPIIVVEKLNKI